A stretch of the Halomonas sp. CH40 genome encodes the following:
- a CDS encoding carbohydrate ABC transporter permease, whose product MTSSRTPLSGAKASSSPLASPQVRKLVLTVLGWTVACVIFFPIFWMVLTGFKTEADAIADPSLIFSPTLESYQAVQARSGYARFALNSVVIAFGSTLLALLIAIPSAYSMAFLPTKRTKGTLLWMLSTKMLPPVGVLVPIYLIFRDLGLLDTRTGLIIVYTLMNLPIVVWMLYTFFKDMPKDILEAGRMDGASTLQEVLYLLMPLTLPGIASTGLLAVILSWNEAFWSLNLTSSNAAPLTAYIASFSSPEGLFWAKLSAASTMAIAPILILGWMTQKQMVRGLTFGAVK is encoded by the coding sequence ATGACGTCTTCAAGAACCCCTTTATCCGGGGCGAAAGCATCTTCTTCCCCGTTGGCCTCACCGCAGGTCAGGAAGCTTGTCCTGACCGTGCTTGGCTGGACGGTAGCCTGTGTGATCTTTTTTCCAATTTTCTGGATGGTTCTGACCGGCTTCAAGACCGAGGCCGACGCCATTGCTGATCCCAGCCTTATCTTCTCGCCGACACTGGAAAGTTATCAGGCAGTTCAGGCGCGTTCGGGCTATGCCCGGTTCGCCCTCAATAGCGTGGTAATTGCTTTCGGGTCGACCCTGCTGGCGCTGTTGATCGCCATACCTTCAGCCTACTCGATGGCCTTCCTACCCACGAAACGCACCAAGGGCACACTGCTGTGGATGCTCTCCACCAAGATGCTGCCACCGGTGGGAGTGCTAGTGCCGATCTACCTGATCTTCCGCGATCTGGGGCTTCTGGATACCCGAACCGGGCTGATCATCGTTTATACCCTGATGAATCTGCCGATTGTGGTGTGGATGCTTTATACCTTCTTCAAGGATATGCCCAAGGATATTCTTGAAGCAGGGCGCATGGATGGTGCCAGCACCCTGCAGGAAGTGCTCTACCTGCTGATGCCATTGACCCTGCCAGGGATTGCATCAACCGGTCTGCTGGCGGTGATCCTGAGCTGGAACGAGGCGTTCTGGAGCCTCAATCTCACCTCCTCGAATGCCGCACCGCTGACCGCTTATATCGCCTCCTTCTCCAGCCCTGAAGGGCTGTTCTGGGCCAAACTCTCTGCAGCCTCGACCATGGCCATTGCCCCCATCCTTATTCTCGGCTGGATGACCCAGAAACAGATGGTACGTGGCCTGACCTTCGGCGCCGTCAAGTAA
- a CDS encoding sugar ABC transporter permease yields MNKTRASGRTVGGLRTLSLQAPAVTLLLVWMLVPLGMTLWFSLQRYNLLMPGMTGFAGLENYEYLFTDPALWSAMGTTLLLVGWVLVITVVGGTLLAVLFQQDFAGRGIARVLAISPFFVMPTVSALVWKNMMMHPSNGVLSWVAETFGLPAVDWFSSLPLTSIIIIVAWQWLPFALLILLTAMQSLDDDQVEAARMDGAGPVAIFFFITLPHLKRAISVVIMIEMIFLLTIFAEIFVTTSGGPGLATTNLAYLIYIQALLNFDVGMASAGGVVAIILANIVAIFLVRMVARNLED; encoded by the coding sequence ATGAACAAGACAAGAGCTTCCGGACGCACGGTCGGGGGTCTGAGAACCCTGTCGCTGCAGGCACCGGCCGTCACCCTGTTATTGGTATGGATGCTGGTGCCGCTGGGTATGACCCTGTGGTTTTCCTTGCAGCGTTATAACCTTCTAATGCCCGGTATGACCGGTTTTGCCGGACTGGAAAACTATGAGTACCTGTTCACTGACCCCGCGCTCTGGTCAGCCATGGGTACGACCTTGCTGCTGGTGGGCTGGGTGTTGGTGATCACTGTGGTGGGCGGCACCCTGTTGGCCGTTCTCTTCCAGCAGGACTTTGCTGGCAGAGGCATTGCCCGCGTACTGGCAATCTCGCCGTTCTTTGTTATGCCCACGGTCAGCGCCCTAGTATGGAAGAATATGATGATGCACCCCTCCAACGGGGTGCTTTCCTGGGTCGCTGAGACCTTTGGGCTGCCAGCCGTTGACTGGTTCTCCTCGTTGCCGCTGACCTCAATCATCATCATCGTGGCCTGGCAGTGGCTGCCCTTTGCCCTGCTGATCCTACTCACCGCTATGCAGTCGCTGGACGATGATCAGGTGGAGGCTGCGCGTATGGATGGCGCTGGCCCGGTCGCTATTTTCTTCTTTATTACCCTGCCGCACCTCAAGCGGGCGATCAGTGTGGTGATCATGATCGAGATGATCTTCCTGTTGACCATCTTCGCCGAGATATTTGTGACCACTTCGGGCGGCCCAGGGCTCGCCACCACGAACTTGGCCTATCTGATCTACATACAGGCTCTGCTGAATTTCGATGTCGGCATGGCCTCCGCAGGCGGGGTGGTCGCGATCATTCTCGCTAACATTGTTGCCATCTTTCTGGTCCGTATGGTGGCCAGGAACCTGGAAGACTAA
- a CDS encoding sugar ABC transporter substrate-binding protein yields the protein MKLTRSLPMATLAAAIASASQAQAQTEITVATVNNNDMVIMQSLTDQFEQANPDIKLDWVVLEENVLRQRLTTDIATEGGQFDVMTIGTYEVPIWAERGWLAAFDNLPEGYDEEDLLKSVRNGLSHDCTLHALPFYGESSMLYYRTDLFDEHGIDMPEQPSWEEVRDWAAEIHDPDNETFGICLRGKPGWGENMAFVSTLVNTFGGRWFDEDWNPELDSPEWQEAISFYVDLLGNYGPPGASSNGFNENQALFSSGKCAMWVDATSAAGRIFNPDESSVADQLGFSQAPVAETPKGSHWLWSWALAIPASSEKQEAARTFVEWATSKEYIELVGETEGWTSVPPGTRTSTYEDERYIEAAPFADFVLEAMQGADPTDSTLKPSPYIGVQFVGIPEFQAIGTQVGQTIASALTGDASVEQALQSAQQATERTMKRAGYLD from the coding sequence ATGAAGCTCACACGATCCTTACCCATGGCCACGCTGGCTGCCGCAATTGCCTCTGCCAGTCAGGCTCAGGCGCAGACGGAGATCACCGTTGCCACGGTCAACAACAACGACATGGTCATCATGCAGAGCTTGACTGATCAGTTCGAGCAGGCCAATCCCGATATAAAACTGGATTGGGTGGTATTGGAAGAGAACGTCCTGCGCCAGCGTCTGACGACGGATATCGCCACTGAGGGTGGTCAGTTTGACGTCATGACCATCGGCACTTACGAGGTTCCGATCTGGGCTGAGCGCGGTTGGTTGGCAGCTTTCGATAACCTTCCTGAGGGCTATGACGAGGAAGATCTGTTGAAGTCCGTGCGCAATGGCCTGTCTCATGACTGTACCTTGCACGCGCTACCTTTCTACGGTGAGAGTTCAATGCTCTATTACCGGACTGACCTGTTTGATGAGCACGGCATTGATATGCCCGAACAGCCAAGCTGGGAAGAGGTTCGCGACTGGGCTGCCGAGATCCACGACCCCGATAACGAAACCTTCGGAATCTGCCTGCGCGGCAAGCCGGGCTGGGGCGAGAACATGGCCTTTGTATCAACCCTGGTCAACACCTTTGGTGGCCGGTGGTTCGATGAGGACTGGAATCCGGAGCTGGATTCACCCGAGTGGCAGGAAGCCATCTCCTTCTATGTTGACCTGCTGGGCAACTATGGCCCGCCCGGCGCTAGTTCCAACGGCTTCAATGAAAACCAGGCGCTGTTCTCCAGCGGCAAGTGTGCCATGTGGGTAGACGCCACCTCGGCTGCGGGACGTATTTTCAATCCGGATGAATCCAGCGTTGCCGACCAGCTTGGTTTCTCTCAGGCTCCGGTGGCTGAAACGCCGAAAGGCTCACACTGGTTGTGGTCCTGGGCGCTAGCTATCCCGGCATCTTCTGAGAAGCAGGAAGCGGCCAGAACCTTTGTTGAGTGGGCCACTTCCAAGGAATACATCGAGCTGGTAGGCGAGACGGAAGGGTGGACTAGTGTTCCACCGGGAACCCGTACGTCCACCTACGAGGATGAGCGCTATATTGAAGCAGCACCTTTTGCTGACTTTGTCCTTGAAGCGATGCAAGGTGCCGACCCGACGGACTCAACGCTGAAACCATCCCCCTATATCGGAGTGCAGTTCGTCGGTATTCCCGAGTTCCAGGCCATCGGGACCCAGGTAGGCCAGACCATTGCCTCGGCATTGACCGGGGATGCCAGTGTCGAACAGGCGCTGCAGTCTGCCCAGCAGGCGACTGAGCGCACCATGAAGCGCGCCGGCTACCTGGACTGA
- a CDS encoding sugar-binding transcriptional regulator, producing the protein MDKFEVKLDQAARAAWMSYIGGITQDEIAQQLGVSRPGVQRLLALARQEGLVKVHIDHPIAAYMAMGDAIREYFDLDFCDVVPAESEVPDGAAHYLAVAGAERIARLVERQKPLTLALGTGRAVRATVEALSRVERPQHRFVSLVGNVARDGSSNRYDGVMVLADKTGGERFLLPAPVVASSVEEKTSMQEQRLFQAIFEVAREAEAGFIGIGKIDRQATLFQDHFISERELEELIALDAVGELLGWPLNASGQVIDCTVTQRVTSQPLSNLVQQSLVALSAGLEKAPAILAALRGGWIKGLVTDEVAARYIIERAVD; encoded by the coding sequence GTGGACAAGTTCGAAGTCAAGCTGGATCAGGCAGCCCGAGCAGCCTGGATGTCCTATATAGGCGGCATCACTCAGGATGAGATCGCCCAGCAACTGGGCGTATCCAGGCCAGGGGTGCAACGTCTGTTGGCGCTGGCGCGTCAGGAAGGGCTGGTCAAGGTGCATATTGACCACCCGATCGCCGCCTATATGGCCATGGGCGACGCGATTCGCGAGTATTTTGACCTTGATTTCTGCGATGTGGTGCCCGCCGAGTCAGAGGTTCCGGACGGTGCAGCCCATTACTTGGCGGTGGCCGGTGCCGAGCGCATTGCCCGCCTGGTGGAACGCCAGAAGCCGTTGACTCTGGCGTTGGGCACCGGGCGAGCGGTGCGGGCGACCGTGGAGGCGCTTAGCCGGGTTGAACGCCCGCAACACCGGTTTGTTTCCCTGGTGGGGAACGTGGCCCGAGATGGTTCGTCCAACCGCTATGATGGCGTTATGGTGCTGGCCGACAAGACGGGCGGGGAGCGCTTTTTGCTGCCAGCGCCCGTGGTGGCGAGCTCGGTTGAAGAAAAGACATCAATGCAGGAGCAACGCCTTTTTCAGGCGATTTTCGAGGTGGCCCGTGAAGCCGAAGCGGGATTTATCGGGATTGGCAAGATTGATCGTCAGGCAACACTATTTCAGGATCATTTCATCAGTGAAAGAGAGCTGGAGGAGCTGATTGCGCTGGACGCGGTAGGGGAGTTGCTCGGTTGGCCCTTGAACGCCAGCGGTCAGGTCATTGATTGCACGGTCACCCAACGGGTAACCAGTCAACCCCTGAGTAACCTGGTTCAGCAGTCGCTTGTCGCGCTTAGCGCCGGGCTTGAAAAAGCCCCTGCCATCCTGGCAGCCTTGCGTGGCGGCTGGATCAAGGGCCTGGTGACCGATGAGGTGGCCGCACGCTACATCATTGAGCGCGCGGTGGATTAA
- a CDS encoding DUF423 domain-containing protein — MQPINRWAWCGVALSGALMVVLGAYAAHGLSARVSAELVSAVETGVRYQAWHTLAIMVVLVWRHVQPMAGQRWVMALWALGMLCFSGSLYLMALAGLSLGIVTPIGGVFLISGWLTLGVVALAGGRKVI; from the coding sequence ATGCAGCCAATCAATCGCTGGGCCTGGTGCGGTGTGGCGCTTTCAGGCGCGTTGATGGTCGTACTCGGCGCCTACGCCGCTCACGGCCTGAGTGCCAGGGTCAGCGCTGAGCTGGTCAGCGCCGTGGAAACCGGGGTGCGCTACCAAGCCTGGCACACCCTGGCCATCATGGTCGTGCTGGTATGGCGCCATGTGCAGCCGATGGCCGGCCAGCGCTGGGTGATGGCGCTGTGGGCGCTAGGCATGCTGTGTTTCTCCGGCTCGCTGTACCTGATGGCACTGGCGGGGTTGAGCCTTGGTATCGTCACGCCGATTGGTGGTGTGTTCCTGATCAGCGGCTGGTTAACGCTGGGCGTGGTGGCGCTTGCCGGGGGGCGGAAAGTTATTTAA
- the thiS gene encoding sulfur carrier protein ThiS: MIHIRLNGDPHPLEAGTHLDQLIEQLGLTGRRIAVEINEEIVPKSQHAQTPLAEGDQVEIVHAIGGG, encoded by the coding sequence ATGATCCATATCCGCCTGAATGGCGACCCTCATCCTCTGGAAGCAGGCACGCACCTTGACCAATTGATTGAACAGCTTGGCCTGACAGGGCGACGCATTGCCGTCGAAATCAACGAAGAAATCGTCCCTAAAAGCCAGCATGCCCAGACGCCATTGGCCGAGGGCGATCAGGTGGAGATTGTTCACGCCATCGGTGGCGGTTAG
- a CDS encoding thiazole synthase, which translates to MTPLTDTPLTVAGREFSSRLLVGTGKYKDFDETGAAIAESGADVVTFAVRRTNLGQDAEAPNLLDAVSPQHYTLLPNTAGCYTAKDAVRTCRLARELLDGHNLVKLEVLGDDHTLYPNVVETLKAAETLLADGFDVMVYTSDDPIVARELEAMGCCAIMPLGSLIGSGHGIQNPHNVRLIVEQSSVPVLVDAGIGTASDAAMAMELGCDGVLLNTAIAHARDPLRMARAMKLAVEAGRDAFLAGRMPRRQSADPSSPFAGRINS; encoded by the coding sequence ATGACGCCATTGACTGACACTCCCTTGACCGTTGCCGGGCGCGAATTCAGCTCCCGCCTGCTGGTGGGCACCGGCAAATACAAGGATTTTGACGAAACCGGCGCCGCCATTGCCGAAAGCGGCGCGGACGTGGTGACCTTTGCCGTGCGCCGCACCAACTTGGGTCAGGACGCAGAGGCGCCCAACCTGCTGGATGCCGTGTCACCCCAGCACTACACCCTGTTGCCCAACACTGCCGGCTGCTATACCGCCAAGGATGCCGTGCGCACCTGCCGCCTGGCGCGCGAGCTGCTGGATGGCCATAACCTGGTCAAGCTTGAGGTGCTGGGTGACGATCATACGCTCTACCCTAATGTGGTTGAGACACTGAAAGCCGCAGAGACACTTTTAGCCGATGGTTTTGATGTCATGGTGTACACCAGCGATGACCCTATTGTGGCACGCGAGCTGGAGGCCATGGGTTGCTGCGCCATCATGCCGCTGGGCTCGCTGATTGGCTCGGGCCATGGCATCCAGAACCCCCATAACGTGCGCCTGATTGTCGAGCAAAGCAGCGTCCCCGTCCTGGTGGATGCCGGTATCGGCACGGCGTCGGATGCGGCCATGGCCATGGAGCTTGGCTGCGATGGCGTGCTGCTGAATACCGCCATTGCTCATGCCCGTGATCCTTTACGCATGGCTCGCGCCATGAAGCTGGCCGTTGAGGCAGGCCGCGATGCCTTTTTGGCAGGGCGTATGCCACGTCGCCAAAGCGCCGACCCTTCTTCCCCCTTTGCTGGGCGTATCAATAGCTGA
- the trmB gene encoding tRNA (guanosine(46)-N7)-methyltransferase TrmB yields MTDSQHSADTTTGPEDADAPLHRRGIKSYVIRAGRMTPAQTRGLEVVWPRLGLTIADGRQDLDALFGRQAPRVVEIGFGMGNSLIEQVERHPDTDFIGIEVHAPGVGKLLDEADKRGLTNLRVYREDALAVLEQCIPEASLTTVQLFFPDPWPKKKHHKRRIVQPAFVELIRTRLKPGGTFHMATDWEAYAEWMAEVMQAAPGYANTASQETAPYVPRPTFRPLTKFEARGEKLGHGVWDLIYRRED; encoded by the coding sequence ATGACTGACTCCCAACACTCCGCTGATACCACCACAGGCCCGGAAGACGCTGATGCGCCGCTGCACCGTCGTGGCATCAAAAGCTATGTGATTCGCGCTGGCCGCATGACACCGGCTCAGACCCGTGGTCTCGAGGTTGTCTGGCCGCGCCTGGGGCTGACGATTGCTGATGGACGCCAGGATCTGGATGCCCTGTTCGGGCGCCAGGCCCCCAGGGTGGTCGAAATTGGCTTTGGCATGGGCAATTCGCTGATCGAGCAGGTCGAACGCCATCCTGACACCGATTTTATTGGCATAGAAGTCCACGCGCCCGGGGTGGGTAAACTGCTGGATGAAGCTGATAAACGCGGGCTGACCAACCTGCGCGTTTATCGGGAAGATGCCCTGGCGGTGCTGGAGCAGTGTATTCCCGAGGCCAGCCTGACCACGGTGCAACTGTTCTTCCCCGACCCCTGGCCGAAGAAAAAGCACCACAAACGGCGGATTGTGCAACCTGCCTTTGTTGAGCTGATTCGCACCCGCCTAAAGCCCGGCGGCACCTTCCATATGGCCACCGACTGGGAAGCCTACGCCGAATGGATGGCTGAGGTGATGCAGGCCGCTCCCGGCTATGCCAATACCGCCAGCCAGGAGACCGCGCCTTATGTGCCGCGCCCAACGTTTCGCCCGCTCACCAAGTTTGAAGCCCGCGGTGAAAAGCTCGGCCACGGCGTCTGGGATCTGATTTACCGCCGGGAAGATTAA
- a CDS encoding 2-hydroxyacid dehydrogenase translates to MRIAVFSAKPYDETFLKRANATRNHDLNFFDARLNVDTAALAQGFDGVCAFVNDHLDADVLSLLHEGGTRLVALRSAGFNHVDLMAAERLGITVARVPAYSPHAVAEHAVALILSLNRMTFRAHSRVRDGNFSLDGLLGFDLYGKTVGVVGTGQIGLIFADIMHGFGCRILASDPFINPDAKDFVEYVPLETLYAEADIISLHCPLTPETDHLIDGEAIARMKPGVMLINTGRGRVVDTQAVIGGLKSGHIGYLGLDVYEEEEQLFFEDLSYKVIDDDQFMRLTTFHNVLITGHQAFFTDEALTNIAETTLNNIDAFENGSGEMHRVVIEQS, encoded by the coding sequence ATGCGTATTGCGGTATTCAGCGCCAAACCTTACGACGAGACATTTCTGAAGCGTGCCAATGCCACCAGAAATCACGATCTGAACTTTTTTGATGCCCGATTGAATGTCGACACTGCGGCGCTGGCGCAAGGCTTTGATGGCGTATGTGCTTTCGTTAACGACCATCTGGACGCTGACGTGCTCTCACTCCTGCATGAAGGGGGAACGCGCCTGGTGGCGTTACGTTCGGCGGGCTTCAACCACGTTGACCTGATGGCAGCAGAGCGTCTTGGCATTACTGTCGCTCGGGTGCCTGCCTATTCGCCCCACGCGGTGGCAGAGCATGCTGTGGCGCTGATTCTGAGCCTCAACCGGATGACCTTCAGAGCTCACAGCCGGGTGCGCGATGGTAACTTTTCACTCGATGGCTTATTGGGCTTTGACCTGTACGGCAAAACCGTGGGGGTCGTGGGTACTGGGCAAATCGGGCTGATTTTTGCCGATATCATGCACGGTTTTGGTTGCCGTATTCTGGCGAGTGACCCGTTCATAAACCCGGATGCCAAGGACTTTGTGGAATACGTACCGCTGGAAACCCTCTACGCCGAAGCGGATATCATCTCGCTACATTGCCCGCTGACCCCTGAAACCGACCATCTGATTGATGGCGAAGCAATTGCGCGGATGAAACCCGGTGTGATGCTGATCAATACCGGACGTGGGCGAGTGGTGGACACTCAAGCGGTGATTGGGGGGTTGAAAAGCGGCCATATTGGCTATCTGGGCCTTGATGTGTATGAAGAGGAAGAGCAGTTGTTTTTCGAAGATCTGTCCTACAAAGTGATCGACGATGATCAGTTCATGCGTTTGACCACCTTTCATAATGTGCTGATTACCGGGCATCAGGCCTTTTTCACCGACGAGGCGCTGACCAATATTGCGGAAACCACCCTGAACAATATTGACGCCTTCGAAAACGGCAGCGGCGAGATGCACAGGGTGGTGATTGAGCAATCCTGA
- a CDS encoding XRE family transcriptional regulator: MIGERLKRARSAAGLSMAKLGKAAGVSANMIKKYEHDDNMPSSSVLIKMAEALDVRTEFFFRPVTVKLSGIEYRKKASTPQKVLDKIAADVLDQAERWFELKNLWPDFPIPGFERPSNLPSVSALEDLEAFSVAMRRAWQLGLNPLPDMIDLLESKGILVIVTESDQADKVDGMQASVEKQPVIVISSHWPGCRQRFTLAHELGHLLLHGILPSNINEEQACNRFASAFLLPRDGAIEHLGAQRHNIDWKEMYLLKHEYGLSMASILYRSRDVGILTPQKYKSLFIQFSTNGWRKEEPGQAYPKEQTLLFEQLVYRGAGEGLISDSKAAELLKMPVAQFRQDKMMEGALA; encoded by the coding sequence ATGATCGGCGAGCGTCTGAAGCGAGCCCGCAGCGCGGCTGGCCTATCTATGGCTAAGTTAGGAAAAGCTGCCGGTGTCAGTGCTAACATGATCAAGAAGTACGAGCATGACGACAACATGCCCTCGTCCTCTGTACTGATCAAAATGGCTGAGGCCCTGGATGTCCGTACCGAGTTCTTCTTTCGCCCTGTCACTGTTAAACTTTCAGGTATTGAGTACCGCAAAAAAGCTAGCACTCCGCAAAAGGTGCTGGACAAGATCGCTGCGGACGTTCTGGATCAGGCCGAACGTTGGTTTGAGTTGAAGAATCTGTGGCCTGACTTTCCAATCCCGGGCTTTGAGCGTCCATCCAACTTGCCTAGTGTATCGGCCTTGGAAGACCTAGAGGCCTTCAGCGTTGCTATGCGCAGAGCCTGGCAGCTTGGCTTAAATCCTTTGCCAGACATGATCGATCTACTCGAATCCAAAGGAATTCTGGTGATTGTGACCGAGTCAGATCAGGCAGATAAGGTTGATGGCATGCAGGCTAGTGTAGAAAAGCAGCCCGTCATAGTGATATCGAGCCACTGGCCAGGCTGCAGGCAGCGCTTCACCCTCGCGCACGAACTGGGGCACCTGCTACTACATGGCATATTGCCAAGCAATATCAATGAAGAGCAGGCTTGTAACCGTTTCGCTTCTGCTTTTTTGCTTCCTCGCGACGGTGCCATTGAGCACCTTGGAGCCCAACGCCATAACATCGACTGGAAAGAGATGTATTTGCTCAAGCACGAATACGGTCTGAGCATGGCCAGTATTCTCTACCGCTCTCGAGATGTGGGCATCCTGACTCCGCAGAAGTACAAATCCCTTTTCATTCAGTTTTCAACCAATGGCTGGCGAAAAGAGGAGCCTGGTCAAGCTTACCCAAAAGAGCAGACCCTGCTTTTTGAACAACTGGTTTATCGTGGCGCAGGTGAAGGCCTGATATCCGATTCCAAAGCTGCAGAGCTGCTGAAGATGCCAGTCGCTCAGTTCCGTCAAGATAAGATGATGGAAGGAGCGTTAGCCTAG
- a CDS encoding PIN domain-containing protein: MQVLISDANVLIDMEASGLLEFMFQLPFEFKVSDMLFADELSHQHSHLLNLGLRQAALTSASMMDAMRMTHAYAGPSRYDCFSLALAKQEGCPLLTGDGDLRKAARKEAVIVKGTIWLVEQMVEQDLIRKDIAKKAYQAMRDAGSRLPWKDAFMRLESL; this comes from the coding sequence ATGCAGGTGCTTATCAGTGATGCAAATGTACTGATTGATATGGAAGCAAGCGGGCTTTTGGAGTTTATGTTCCAACTTCCCTTCGAGTTCAAAGTCTCTGATATGCTTTTTGCCGATGAACTTTCTCATCAGCACTCTCACCTGCTCAACCTTGGTCTTCGCCAAGCAGCATTGACGTCGGCCAGCATGATGGACGCAATGCGTATGACACACGCTTATGCCGGACCAAGCCGATATGACTGCTTTTCCCTGGCCTTGGCCAAGCAGGAAGGATGCCCACTACTTACCGGTGATGGAGATCTGCGCAAGGCAGCCAGGAAAGAGGCAGTTATTGTTAAAGGTACAATATGGCTTGTAGAACAGATGGTAGAACAAGACCTGATCCGTAAGGATATTGCCAAAAAGGCTTATCAAGCCATGCGGGATGCAGGTAGCCGCCTGCCTTGGAAAGATGCTTTCATGCGCTTGGAGAGTTTATAA
- a CDS encoding AEC family transporter: MEEGGSIVGALGPLFLLILLGALFGYRRWPGVDFWPQLEKVIYFVLFPAMLVSTLATADVASVPIGRLALTLLGTLSVLALLLWAMRGWLHLDAAAFTSVFQGALRFNTYVGVAGAAALHGSAGATTAAVAVALMVPVINVMCVASFVAAGTLGKASMRKSIAALAQNPLILACLVGIGLNLSGIGLPGWSQDTVTLLGRAALPLGLVAVGVALRPAALLRLDRGVVVSNSVKLLLLPALVLAMAWLLGLDHVTRDVALLFAALPTATSAYILARQLGGDGELMAAIITGQTLLAMLTLPLWLQLLMG, encoded by the coding sequence ATGGAAGAGGGTGGAAGTATTGTCGGGGCACTGGGGCCCCTGTTTCTTCTCATCTTGCTGGGTGCCTTGTTTGGCTACCGGCGCTGGCCAGGCGTTGACTTCTGGCCACAGTTGGAAAAGGTGATCTACTTCGTCCTGTTTCCTGCCATGCTGGTTAGCACCCTGGCTACTGCTGATGTGGCCTCAGTACCGATTGGCCGCTTGGCACTCACCCTGCTAGGCACCTTGAGCGTGTTGGCGCTACTGCTGTGGGCCATGCGCGGTTGGTTACACCTGGATGCAGCGGCATTTACCTCGGTATTTCAAGGTGCCCTGCGCTTCAACACCTATGTGGGGGTGGCGGGGGCTGCGGCCCTGCACGGCAGTGCCGGTGCGACCACGGCAGCGGTGGCAGTCGCCTTGATGGTGCCGGTGATCAACGTCATGTGCGTGGCCAGCTTTGTAGCGGCAGGCACGCTGGGCAAGGCCAGCATGCGCAAGAGTATTGCTGCCCTGGCACAAAACCCTTTGATCCTGGCTTGCCTGGTGGGAATCGGGTTGAATCTCAGCGGCATCGGCCTGCCTGGCTGGAGCCAGGACACGGTGACGCTCTTGGGGCGAGCAGCTCTGCCCCTGGGCCTGGTGGCCGTCGGTGTGGCGCTGCGCCCAGCAGCATTGTTGCGCCTGGATAGAGGCGTAGTGGTCAGCAATAGTGTCAAGCTGTTGCTGTTACCGGCACTGGTGCTTGCCATGGCCTGGCTGCTTGGGCTGGATCACGTTACTCGTGATGTTGCCTTACTTTTCGCGGCACTGCCCACGGCCACATCTGCCTATATTCTGGCGCGCCAGCTGGGAGGAGATGGTGAACTGATGGCAGCCATCATTACCGGGCAGACGCTACTGGCAATGCTGACGTTGCCACTATGGCTCCAGCTGTTAATGGGCTAA
- a CDS encoding SCO family protein has protein sequence MPSLVSRRFTLLVTLGLLALLVTAAGAFALNHYFSSQNQQPTSGLPGGPIELASTRGDFSLTQLDDNQVAIVSFGYTYCPDVCPMNQAVKKQALAELTPQQRDRIVPLMISVDPERDSLERLAEYTGFFGERFIGATGTQQQLEELASRYGVIWRRVEAENSAMGYTIDHSSSLYVVDREGNILERVLYSSSPEGLVTALRTALDS, from the coding sequence ATGCCATCCCTTGTTTCTCGCCGCTTCACACTTCTAGTCACTCTTGGCCTGCTCGCACTTCTTGTCACTGCTGCCGGTGCCTTCGCACTCAACCACTACTTTTCCAGCCAGAATCAGCAGCCGACCAGCGGGCTACCCGGCGGCCCCATTGAACTGGCGTCTACCCGTGGCGATTTTTCCCTGACCCAGCTGGACGACAATCAGGTTGCCATTGTTAGCTTTGGCTACACCTATTGTCCGGATGTGTGCCCGATGAACCAGGCCGTCAAAAAACAGGCTCTGGCTGAGCTGACCCCACAGCAGCGCGATCGTATTGTACCGCTGATGATCTCTGTCGACCCGGAGCGCGACAGCCTGGAGCGGCTGGCGGAGTACACTGGCTTTTTCGGTGAACGCTTTATCGGCGCCACCGGCACACAGCAACAGCTTGAAGAACTGGCCAGCCGCTATGGTGTGATCTGGCGGCGGGTTGAAGCCGAAAACTCGGCGATGGGCTACACCATCGACCACAGCTCATCGCTTTATGTGGTCGACCGTGAAGGCAACATCCTTGAGCGCGTACTGTATTCATCCAGCCCGGAAGGGCTGGTAACCGCGTTAAGAACCGCGCTTGATAGTTAA